The genomic interval AAATGTGGCGCGATCTGGTCCTCGTCACCTCGGAAAATTGTTGGCATGGTAAAAAAATATTTTAAATACAATATGTTGTGGTGAACAAAGCGGGAAAGCCGCGATGTCGCCGATTCGTCAGCGATTCGTTCCCTGTATGATCGACGCACCGACATTGGGTCTCCGACTTAACGTCTTCTGAATCCACCTTTTCCAAGATTAATGCCGATGCGGGGACGCGGGAGGAGGAGATCCTATGGCGATCCGCATCTAGCGCATCGGCGCTGCTTTGCCACCAGATATGGCCGTGAACGAAAGGCGAAAACGAAATGGTCAGCGATTCGTCTCCGATTCGTTCCGGCTTTGGTCGACAAGTTAATTTCGGCGCAATTTTCAATTGCCGACAATCAGTCGGAAGGGAGCCGATGGCGACAGCGAAAATGCCAACGGGCGGAAGGGTCGTGATTCAGCATCTAGTGGGAAAAAGTGATTCAAAATCAATACTTAGCCGTGAACAAAAGCTGAATCAGCGGGAGTCAGCGATTCGTCGCTGATTCGTTCTCACGCTGTTCCGAATCATCTCTACGGACGTTCTGCGGGACTCGCAAAGGTCGTAATCTCAGGTGCATTTTGAAATCTGCCCTTGCGTTTGCGGCGGCAGCTGTCCATGTGTTCTCTAGCTTCCATCGAGGAGCCGAGATTTCCCTGGGGCGCCCGCCTCGTTTGCATGGACCATGACTCTGACTTCGCAGCCGATGATTCTGAGCGGGCGCGGTGTGACCGCGGTGCTCGGACCGACAAATACCGGCAAGACCCATTATGCCATCGAGCGCATGGTCGCACACGGGACCGGCGTGATCGGCCTGCCGCTCAGGCTGCTGGCGCGCGAGGTCTATACGCGGGTGGTAGAGAAGGTCGGCTTGCAGCACGTGGCGCTGGTCACCGGCGAGGAAAAAATTTCGCCGCCCAACGCACGTTTTTCCGTCTGCACCGTCGAAGCAATGCCGCGCGAGACCAAGGCTGCCTTCGTTGCGATCGACGAGGTGCAGCTCGCCGGCGATCTTGAGCGCGGCCATATCTTCACTGACCGCATCCTGCATCTTCGCGGCCGTGATGAAACGCTGCTGTTGGGTGCTGCGACGATGCGGCCGATCCTGCAGCACATCCTGCCCGGCATCACGATCGTCGAGCGGCCGCGGCTTTCGCATCTCCTTTACGCCGGGCAGAAGAAGATCACCCGGCTGCCGCAGCGCTCGGCCATCGTCGCTTTTTCCGCCGACGAGGTCTATGCCATCGCCGAGCTCATCCGCCGCCAGCGCGGCGGCGCGGCTGTCGTGCTGGGGGCTTTGAGCCCGCGCACCCGCAATGCGCAGGTCGCGCTGTATCAGGCGGGCGACGTCGAATATCTGGTGGCAACGGATGCGATCGGCATGGGCCTCAATCTCGATGTCGATCACGTCGCCTTCGCCCAGGACCGCAAATTCGATGGCTACCAGTTCCGTAATCTCAATCCAGCCGAACTCGGCCAGATCGCCGGACGTGCGGGACGGCACGTGCGCGACGGAACCTTCGGTGTGACCGGGCAGGTCTCCCCCTTTGACGATGAGCTGGTGCAGCACATCGAAGGGCACGAGTTCGACAACGTCAAAGTCTTGCAGTGGCGCACGACCGAGATGGACTTCTCCTCGATCCAGTCGCTTCGCGCCAGCCTCGAGGCCGGACCGCGCGTGCCGGGGCTGACGAGGGCGCTGCCCGCGGTCGACCAGCAGGCGCTCGAGCAGCTTTCGCGCTATCCCGAGGTCATCGATCTCGCCGACAGACCGGCGCGCGTCGAAAAACTCTGGGAGGCTTGCGCGCTTCCCGACTACCGGCGTATCACACCGGCACAACATGCCGATCTTATCTCGACCCTCTTTTCCGATCTCGTCCGCTATGGCACGGTGAACGAGCAGTTTCTCGCGGAGCAGGTTCATCGCTCCGATCGAACAGATGGGGAAATTGACACGCTTTCGGCGCGAATCGCGCAGATAAGGACCTGGACCTACGTTTCGAATCGGCCCGGCTGGCTTGCCGATCCGACACATTGGCAGGAAAAGACGCGGGAAATCGAAGATCGATTGTCCGATGCGTTACATGAGAGGTTGACGAAACGCTTTGTTGATCGCAGGACATCTGTGCTCATGAAGCGCCTGAGAGAGAATGCGATGCTGGAAGCTGAAATCAGTGTGAATGGCGATGTCTTCGTTGAAGGACATCATGTAGGGCAATTGAGCGGATTCCGTTTCACGCCGGTGGCGGGAACGGACGGACCGGATGCCAAGGCGGTTCAGGCTGCGTCGCAGAAGGCGCTCGCGCTTGAATTTGAAGCCCGCGCAGCCCGGATGCATGCTGCCGGCAACAGCGACCTGGCCATCGGGTCGGATGGGTTGATCCGTTGGCTGGGCGATCCGGTGGCGCGGCTTTCGGGCAGCGATCACGTCATGCGTCCGCGCGTGATTCTGCTCGCCGACGAGCAGTTGACGGGCAATGCCCGCGATCACGTTGCCGCCCGCATCGAGCGCTTCGTCAATCATCACATCAGCACGGTATTGAAGCCGCTCGACGATCTGTCGCGCGCCGAGGACCTGCAGGGTCTCGCCAAGGGCCTCGCCTTCCAGCTCGTCGAGAATCTCGGCGTGCTCTTCCGCCGCGACGTCACCGAGGAGGTGAAGTCGCTGGATCAGGAGGCCCGCGCCTCCATGCGCCGTTATGGCGTGCGTTTCGGCGCCTACCATATCTTCGTTCCCGCGCTTCTGAAGCCGGCGCCGGCCGAACTGATCACGCTGCTCTGGGCACTAAAGAACGACGGTCTCGACAAGCCGGGCTACGGCGATCTTATTCCCGTGCTTGCCGCCGGCCGCACCTCGGTCGTCACCGATCCGAGTTTCGAGCGGATGTTCTACAAGCTCGCCGGCTTCCGTTTCCTCGGCAAGCGCGCCGTGCGCATCGACATCCTGGAACGGCTGGCCGACATCATCCGCCCGCTGCTGCAATGGAAGCCGGGTCAGACCAACCGCCCGGAAGGTGCCTATGACGGCCGCCGCTTCACCACGACGACGGCGATGCTGTCGATCCTCGGTGCAACGCTCGAGGACATGGAAGAAATCCTCAAGGGTCTCGGCTATCGCGCCGATGCCGTGAAGGCGGAAGAGGCGTCGGCGCACCTCGCCGCGCAGGATGCGGCTTCGGCGCCTGCCGCCGCCGCGCAGACGCCCGCGGAAGAGTCGGCCGACAATGCCGATCACGACGATGCCGACGCGGCAGCCGAAGAGACGGCTTCCGAACCGCCGGCAGCCGAGGCGGCTGTCGAAACAGCCGTGGCGGAAACGGTCCCGGCCCACTCTTCGGCAGAAGTGATCGAAGCAGCCGCGCCGGCTCCGGCAGAAGCGGTGTCCGCGTCCGAGGCAACGGTGTCCGCACCGGGGGAAGCCGGCGAGCCGGTGGAACCGAAGCCGGTTCTCCTGTGGCGTCTCGGCGGTCGCAACGACAATCAGCGCCAGGCGCGCGGCGGGCATGGCGAACGCCGTGGCGGCCAGAACCACGAGCGCGGTGATCGCAATCGCCGGCCGGCCGGTGAAGGCGGCGACGGCAATCGCGGCGGTGACGGCCGCGACAACAATCGCCACAACCGCGGCAAGGACGGCGGCGGTCGCGACGGCGGCCGGCCGCAGCAGGCGAGGGGCGACCGCGACAGCCAACCGCGGGGCGATCAGCCGCGCGGCGACCGGCAGGATCGGGGCGACCGCAAGGATCGCGGCGAGCGCAATGACCGCAACGACCGCAACAATAATCGCGGCGCGCAGCCGCTGCGCTTCGAGGCCAAGCCGCCGCGCAAGGAGAAGCCGATCGATCCGGATTCGCCTTTCGCCAAGCTCGCAGCTCTCAAGGAACAGATGAAGAAATAATCATGAGCGGGGAGACACAGCCGGCAAGCGGTTCGCGCCAGCGCATCGACAAGTGGCTGTTCTTCACGCGCATGGTTAAGTCGCGCTCGCTGGCGCAGAGCCATGTCCAGTCGGGGCACGTGCGCATCAATGGCGAACGCTGCAGTCATCCGAGCCAGATGATCAAGCCGGGAGACCGTATCGAGCTGACTTTGGAGCGGCGCGATGTCGTTCTCATCGTCCGTCTTGCCGGTGAACGGCGGGGTCCCTACGAGGAGGCCCGCCTGCTCTACGAGGACCTGTCGCCGCCGCCGGATGAGACAAAACGTCTCACGCCCTACGAGCAGGCGATCCGGGCGACCGGTGCCGGTCGTCCGACCAAAAAAGAAAGACGCGCAATCGACAGGCTGATGTCGGACGAGGATTAGAAAACTCTGTCTGCGGCAGCGGCATTTGCAGATCGTTTGTCCTTGAAATCCGGCGCCAAAGCCGATACGTCACTGACAACCTGCCGGAAGCGTGCTTGCCTCCCAAGCCTGTCCACGCTTTTCGTCCGGCAAGGGGATAGGCGCGACGTTCCAGGTTGCCCGGCCCCAACCGCATGGAAATCCTGGAGTTCTTCATGACCTATGTCGTGACCGACAATTGCATCAAGTGCAAATACACCGATTGCGTGGAAGTCTGCCCTGTCGACTGCTTTTATGAAGGCGAGAATTTCCTCGTCATCCATCCCGACGAATGCATCGATTGCGGCGTCTGCGAGCCCGAATGTCCCGCCGAGGCGATCAAGCCAGATACCGAGCCGGGCCTGGACAAGTGGCTGAAGATCAACACCGAATATGCCAGCATTTGGCCGAATATCACGGTCAAGAAGGACCCGCTGCCGGAGGCCAAGGACATGGACGGTCAGACCGGAAAATTCGAGAAATATTTCTCCGAAAAACCTGGTTCCGGCGATTGAGACAGCTGCCGGATTTGACCGCCGGATTCGGGGCGGCAACGCGGTGAAACGTTTTAAATCCTGCGCGTGGCATATGGGTGATCTGTGTTGCCCGCATGGCTCATGCGAACCAAATTATTGATTTCCTCATATTTTTGTGATAGGTTTCGCCTACTGTTCCATTTGTGGCATGACGCATGCCCAAAACCATCACGAAAGCAAAACAAATCCGTACGCGGTTTCCGTGACATATCAACGCTTTGAGCGCCGGGTCCCAAGATCGCGCGCAAGAAGTCTTTGCTTTTGCCTGATGGGACCAGAGTGAAGTCACCCGACGGATCCACCGTCTCAACCGGGCCTGACTGACCCGGCTCCGGCCGCCGCCGGAAGCGTAACAGGGAGTTTTTGAATAGAATGACGACTCAGCAGAAAAAGCCTTCTACAGCACGTCACGGCTTCAAGACCGGTGAATCGATCGTCTACCCCGCTCACGGCGTCGGTACCATCACCGCTATCGAAGAGCAAGAAGTTGCCGGCATGAAGCTCGAACTTTTCGTGATCGATTTCGAGAAAGACAAGATGCGCCTGAAGGTTCCGGTCGCGAAGGCGATGAGCATCGGCATGCGCAAGCTTTCGGAAACGGATTTCGTCGATCGTGCTTTGAAGGTTGTGCAGGGCAAGGCGCGCGTCAAGCGCACCATGTGGTCCCGCCGTGCCCAGGAATATGATGCCAAGATCAATTCGGGCGATCTGATTTCCATCGCTGAAGTCGTGCGTGATCTCTATCGCGCAGAAAACCAGCCCGAGCAGTCCTATTCCGAGCGCCAGCTCTACGAGGCTGCGCTCGATCGCATGGCGCGCGAAATCGCCGCAGTCAACAAGATGTCGGAAACCGAAGCCGTTCGCCTCGTCGAGACCAACCTCAACAAGGGCCCGAAGCGCGGCAAGACCATCGAAGAAGACGATTCGCAGGACGAAGCCGCATAAGGCAAGCCTGTTTTTCCAATAAAAAACCCGGCCTCCGTGCCGGGTTTTTTATTGGAACTTTTTCCCGGCTGCCGCGTTTACCCCATGTAATTGCGGACTGCTCGTCGAGCGCTGGCTCGTCGGGCGAACTGCCATTCCATCAATGTTCGTGAGGAGCGGATCATGCCTTTTCAATATTGCCCATTCGGCAACGTGAAAAAACAGGTCCAACCCTGCCGTCTTAGCGGCACCTGATGAGAGATAGGGCCTCCCCGTGAAAAGTCCAGGGGAGGTCTTTATGCATTCGGAACCCCATTCAGTCCGGGCAGTGATGTTCCGGAAGATGAGTTTTATTGTTCATTTTGAGGGCGAAGGCCTGTTTCGGGAGATCGAAATGAAGAACATGTCTGCAGATCGGCGCATGATCAAAATCGCGATGGCCGCCCCCTATCTCGCCCGTCAGGAAGAGCACGATCTCGCCACCCGCTGGAAAGATCACGATGACCGCGGTGCGCGCAACCAGATCGCCATGGCGCATATGCGCCTCGTTATTTCCATGGCCGGCAAGTTCCGCAATTTCGGTCTGCCGATGAGCGACCTCGTGCAAGAGGGCTATGTCGGCCTGCTGGAAGCCGCCGCGCGTTTCGAACCGGAACGTGACGTGCGCTTTTCGACCTATGCCAGCTGGTGGATCAGGGCTTCGATCCAGGACTATATCCTGCGCAACTGGTCGATCGTGCGTGGCGGCACGAGCTCGGCGCAAAAGGCGCTGTTCTTCAATCTGCGTCGCCTGCGCGCCAAGCTCGCCAAGGGCGATACGCAATTGACGCTGCAATCCATTCATCAGGAGATCGCCGCGGCCCTCGGCGTCAGCCTCGCCGACGTTCAGACCATGGATGCCAGATTGTCCGGCAACGACGCTTCGCTTCAGGCGCCTTCGGTCTCCGGCGACGCCGAGAGCGCGGAGAAGATGGATTTCCTCGTCAGCGATGATCCTCTGCCGGACGAGCAGGTATCCAACATGATCGACGGCGAGCGCCGCCGCGTCTGGCTCGCCTCGGCGCTCAAACATCTCAACGAACGCGAAATGAAGATCATCAGCGCCCGGCGCCTGGCGGAAGACGGCGCCACGCTGGAAGAGCTCGGCGCCGATCTCGGCATTTCCAAGGAGCGCGTGCGCCAGATCGAAAGCCGGGCGATGGAAAAGCTACGCAGCGCGCTGGTCAGCGCCGACCCGCACATGGCGGCCTACGCCTAACAGACGTTGCCCGGCGCGTCCTCGAACACGCGCGGCGCCGTCAAGACCATTTTCCTCCAGCAGCACAAACTCGCCCGGTGTAAGCCGGGCCCCTTTTATTCGGCAATGATCTTGACGCGATCGCCGGGTGAAACGGCGGCACCCATGGGCAGGGCGTTGATGAGCTTGAAGAGGTCGAGCTTGCGGTCGGTGCCCATCATGCGGGCGGCAAGCGTCGAAATGTTCTCGCCGGGCCGGACGGTGACGACACGAATGCGCAGCGGTTTCAGCGAGGTGGCCTCCGCCGGGGTCATGCGCCGGAAACTTGCGCGCAGAACATTGGCCGTCGGCTCGAGGGCATCGCTGCCTTTCGGCACGGCGGTCAGGAAACGGAAGATCTGCGCATTGTTGCGGATGACGGTGACGTCGAAATCCCAGCGGTCGGCACTTGCGCGCGCCGTGGCTGCCTCCATGCCGTTGACGGTGATCTGCTGAATGGTCGACGGGTCGAGGCCGGTCACCCAGCCGCTGGAGATATAGTTGGTGAGGCTCTGGTTCTGGTTATCGGCGACGCCATCGAAGCGGACGGCGATGTCGTTCGGGCCGGTGGCCATCACGGCTTCGACCTTATTGTCGATGTGAAACTCGGCCGGGACATCGAAGCGGATACCGAGGCCGCCGTGCAGGAAGGTCTGGCCGCGGACATAGCCTTCTTCCGGGCTGTCGCCGTAGAGCAGGCCGTCAATGCCGTCGAGATAATAGTCACGGCCCTTGTCTCCGACCGACCCTTCCTGGCCGAAGGCGCGCGCATGGGTGCGGGCAAGGTCGATGCGCTGGGCGGAATTCGGATGGCTCGAGAGGAAGTCCAGGCTCTGGTCGGCTTCGGGATCGACCGACATGAAACGGCTGTAGGCCGCCATGGAGTCGAGGAAGCGGGCGGCG from Rhizobium lentis carries:
- a CDS encoding RNA-binding S4 domain-containing protein, which encodes MSGETQPASGSRQRIDKWLFFTRMVKSRSLAQSHVQSGHVRINGERCSHPSQMIKPGDRIELTLERRDVVLIVRLAGERRGPYEEARLLYEDLSPPPDETKRLTPYEQAIRATGAGRPTKKERRAIDRLMSDED
- a CDS encoding helicase-related protein, whose amino-acid sequence is MTLTSQPMILSGRGVTAVLGPTNTGKTHYAIERMVAHGTGVIGLPLRLLAREVYTRVVEKVGLQHVALVTGEEKISPPNARFSVCTVEAMPRETKAAFVAIDEVQLAGDLERGHIFTDRILHLRGRDETLLLGAATMRPILQHILPGITIVERPRLSHLLYAGQKKITRLPQRSAIVAFSADEVYAIAELIRRQRGGAAVVLGALSPRTRNAQVALYQAGDVEYLVATDAIGMGLNLDVDHVAFAQDRKFDGYQFRNLNPAELGQIAGRAGRHVRDGTFGVTGQVSPFDDELVQHIEGHEFDNVKVLQWRTTEMDFSSIQSLRASLEAGPRVPGLTRALPAVDQQALEQLSRYPEVIDLADRPARVEKLWEACALPDYRRITPAQHADLISTLFSDLVRYGTVNEQFLAEQVHRSDRTDGEIDTLSARIAQIRTWTYVSNRPGWLADPTHWQEKTREIEDRLSDALHERLTKRFVDRRTSVLMKRLRENAMLEAEISVNGDVFVEGHHVGQLSGFRFTPVAGTDGPDAKAVQAASQKALALEFEARAARMHAAGNSDLAIGSDGLIRWLGDPVARLSGSDHVMRPRVILLADEQLTGNARDHVAARIERFVNHHISTVLKPLDDLSRAEDLQGLAKGLAFQLVENLGVLFRRDVTEEVKSLDQEARASMRRYGVRFGAYHIFVPALLKPAPAELITLLWALKNDGLDKPGYGDLIPVLAAGRTSVVTDPSFERMFYKLAGFRFLGKRAVRIDILERLADIIRPLLQWKPGQTNRPEGAYDGRRFTTTTAMLSILGATLEDMEEILKGLGYRADAVKAEEASAHLAAQDAASAPAAAAQTPAEESADNADHDDADAAAEETASEPPAAEAAVETAVAETVPAHSSAEVIEAAAPAPAEAVSASEATVSAPGEAGEPVEPKPVLLWRLGGRNDNQRQARGGHGERRGGQNHERGDRNRRPAGEGGDGNRGGDGRDNNRHNRGKDGGGRDGGRPQQARGDRDSQPRGDQPRGDRQDRGDRKDRGERNDRNDRNNNRGAQPLRFEAKPPRKEKPIDPDSPFAKLAALKEQMKK
- a CDS encoding CarD family transcriptional regulator codes for the protein MTTQQKKPSTARHGFKTGESIVYPAHGVGTITAIEEQEVAGMKLELFVIDFEKDKMRLKVPVAKAMSIGMRKLSETDFVDRALKVVQGKARVKRTMWSRRAQEYDAKINSGDLISIAEVVRDLYRAENQPEQSYSERQLYEAALDRMAREIAAVNKMSETEAVRLVETNLNKGPKRGKTIEEDDSQDEAA
- the fdxA gene encoding ferredoxin FdxA; the encoded protein is MTYVVTDNCIKCKYTDCVEVCPVDCFYEGENFLVIHPDECIDCGVCEPECPAEAIKPDTEPGLDKWLKINTEYASIWPNITVKKDPLPEAKDMDGQTGKFEKYFSEKPGSGD
- a CDS encoding RNA polymerase factor sigma-32 — encoded protein: MKNMSADRRMIKIAMAAPYLARQEEHDLATRWKDHDDRGARNQIAMAHMRLVISMAGKFRNFGLPMSDLVQEGYVGLLEAAARFEPERDVRFSTYASWWIRASIQDYILRNWSIVRGGTSSAQKALFFNLRRLRAKLAKGDTQLTLQSIHQEIAAALGVSLADVQTMDARLSGNDASLQAPSVSGDAESAEKMDFLVSDDPLPDEQVSNMIDGERRRVWLASALKHLNEREMKIISARRLAEDGATLEELGADLGISKERVRQIESRAMEKLRSALVSADPHMAAYA
- a CDS encoding M48 family metalloprotease translates to MMRRTRLDSLTTWKSPALSSDAISAPRRFARRLVLLSAVAMALNGCQSLIEQSYQPSISPSSNPQIVDEVQKNDPRAAMGAREHPRIVASYGGEYKDAKTERLVARIAGALTAVSENPSQSYRITILNSPAINAFALPGGYLYVTRGLLALANDASEVAAVLSHEMGHVTANHGIERQKREEAEVIASRVVAEVLSSDIAGKQALARGKLRLAAFSRQQELQADVIGVRMLGEAGYDPYAAARFLDSMAAYSRFMSVDPEADQSLDFLSSHPNSAQRIDLARTHARAFGQEGSVGDKGRDYYLDGIDGLLYGDSPEEGYVRGQTFLHGGLGIRFDVPAEFHIDNKVEAVMATGPNDIAVRFDGVADNQNQSLTNYISSGWVTGLDPSTIQQITVNGMEAATARASADRWDFDVTVIRNNAQIFRFLTAVPKGSDALEPTANVLRASFRRMTPAEATSLKPLRIRVVTVRPGENISTLAARMMGTDRKLDLFKLINALPMGAAVSPGDRVKIIAE